In Gemmatimonadales bacterium, the DNA window GTGCCTCGAATCGGTCGAGGGTGGGGCCGAGCTCGAATGCTTGAGGCGCTTCCTGAACGACGGCAGCACGCACGATGGACATTGCGAATCCTTGTTGGGCAATCAGCGGCAGGATGGAGGCGGCTCGAACAGCCGGACGACGTCGATCCGCTGTTCGATCGTCGAGCGCAGCGAGCGTCTTACCCCTCCCGTCGCGGGAATCCGGGCCGTCACAAAAATTGAGCGCGACCAGGTCAGTGGCCCGAATGTCGGCGACCAGAGCAACTGTCCTTCCTCGCGGACGACCTGATCGACCGTTACCTCGAGCGTGTCTGCGGCAGGATACCGGTCGCCGTGCCGGCTGGTGACGGTCCAGGCATATCGATGGCGGGCCTCACCGCCGGCTCGATGGTCGCGATCGCGTCGGATGGTGAAGCCGGAATCGGTCCACTGCGCTCCGATGGCCAGGTCCCGACCGGGCAAGCGGGGTAGAAAGTCCTCGAGCACCGGCGCCAGGTCCGCAACGTCGGCGACCTCACTCGGCACAAACGGCAGCCGAAGCGCCTGGTAACGCCCGTCGGGTGCCAGCAGGCCGCGGTAGCGCCCACCCAGGAATCCCTCCAGGTCGGGCATCTCTCGGCCGGCATCCGTTTCCCGCCAGACCGTCAGCGAGTCATACCAGGCGTCGAGCGCGAGTGCGCCGGCGGAATCCCGCGCGGTGAGGAGCAGCACGCCCTCGCGGCCGGCCGCGTTCCGCAGCGCGGCGGTGCCCGACTCGCCGCGCAGCACCGTGCGGACGCTTTCCTTGAACATCGCGCACTCGAGGTGCACGGCCTGGTACCGAGACGCAGCCCGTTCCTGGGCGGCAAGCCCGGCGACCACCGTTGTGGCCGCCAGCAACGCGTGCAGGAACGGGCTGCGCAAGATCATCGGCGACAGGGGTGTTACTGACCTGCCATGAACGGGTAGCGATAGTCGGTTGGCGGCACCATGGTTTCCTTGACGGTGCGCGGCGAGAGCCACCGGATCAGATTCAGAAACGACCCGGCCTTGTCATTGGTTCCACTGGCCCGGGCGCCTCCGAAAGGCTGCTGTCCGACCACCGCCCCGGTGGGCTTGTCGTTGATGTAGAAGTTGCCGGCCGAATGGCGCAGCGCCCGGTGCGCATCGGCGATGGCCGAGCGGTCGCGGGCAAACACGGCACCGGTCAATGCGTAGGGACTGGTAGAGTCGACCAGTTTCAGCGTGGGCTTCCAGTCGTCGTCCTTGTAGACGTAGGCCGTCAGGACAGGTCCGAACAGCTCCTCGCACATGGTGCGATAGCTGGGATCCTTGACCTGCAGGAGGGTGGGCTCGACGAAATACCCCTTGGTGCCGTCGGCGCCGCCGCCGGCGAGAACCGTGACACCCCGGTCTTTCCTGGCTTGATCGAGGTAGCCCTTGAGCTTCTCGAACGACCGGGCGTCGATCACGGCTCCCAGGAAGTTCCGGAAGTCGGCCACGTCGCCCATCTTGAGTTCGCCGATCATGGCGACGGCGCGATCCCGAACCTCCGGCCACAGGCTCTGCGGAATGTAGGCGCGCGACGCGGCGCTGCACTTCTGTCCCTGGTACTCGAAGGCGCCACGCACCAAGGCGACCGCCAGGGCAGCCGGATCGGCGCTGGGATGGGCCAGCACGAAGTCTTTGCCGCCGGTCTCGCCCACCAGGCGAGGGTAGGTTGCGTACTCACTGATCCGCTCGCCGACCGTGCGCCAGAGCGACTGAAACACCGCCGTCGATCCGGTGAAGTGAATGCCCGCCAATCGACGATCCGCCAGCAGTCGATCGGACACGGTGGTCGGATTGCCGGGCACGAAGTTGATCACGCCAGGCGGCAGGCCAGCGGCCTCCAGCAGTTTCATGATGTAGTAGCCGCTCAATGACGCCGTTGCTGCGGGCTTCCAGACCACGGTGTTGCCGAGCAACGCCGGGGCGCCCGCCAGATTCCCGCCGATTGCGGTGAAGTTGAAGGGCGAGATGGCATAGATGAATCCTTCGAGCGGTCGGTACTCCATCCGGTTCCACATACCGGGCACCGATAGCGGCTGCTTGGCTTCGAGCTCGGCCGCGAAGGCCACATTGAAGCGCCAGAAGTCGATCAACTCGCAGGCTGCGTCGATCTCAGCCTGAAAAATCGTCTTGCTCTGGCCGAGCATGGTCGCGGCATTGAGCACCTGACGCCAGGGCCCAGCCAGCAGGTCGGCAGCCCGGAGAAAGACTGCGGCGCGATCCTCGAGCGACCAGGTCGACCAGTCGCGATAGGCGCGCTCGGATGCCTGTACCGCCTGAGCCACTTCCCGGACGCCGGCTTGATGAACCTGACCCAGAACGTGGGCGTGCCGGTGCGGCGACACCACCGGCACCGTCGTCCCGGTGCGAATCTCCTTGCCGCCGATAATCAGCGGAATGTCGGCGACCTCACCGCCCATGGCCTTGAGGGCCGCTTTGACCGCGGCTCGCTCCGCCGTACCCGGCGCGTAAGACAGGATCGGTTCGTTGATCGGGGTCGGGATAGTATTGGACATGGCCGATGGCTCGGATAGTAGTCGACGCGGACCCGCTCGGAGTATCCGGGAATCTAGCCTCTTCTCCCATCCTCCACTATATATTCCCGACGTAAAATCGACCCCTTTGCAAGGCGCTGGCGCATGCGTGGAACCCTGCTGGCCATTCTGGCCCTGACCGGAGGCTGCCGCCTCTACAATCTCGACTCCAAGCTGTCGGATCAGGCTGGCTTGATCCCGGCCGAGCAGTTTGCCAGGTACGGCACCGAACAGGCGCGCGCTGTGGCAATCGGGCGGGCCCTGGCCCAGTGGGATGGAGGGCAATCACACGAGGCGCGGGCGGTCCAGACGACCAAAGCGGCGGAGTACGCGCGTACGCTTCCGGGCGTTCGCAGCGTCGAGGTCGACACGCTGGGGTATCGCCTCACTGTCGTCTTCGAAAGTGGCTGGCGGACCGGCATCGTTCCGATTGCCGATGGCATTGCCCCCGAGGCCACCCCAGGGATTGCCGGCAACTGAGAACCCTGACCAGCCGACACGCCGGCGGCTCCGCAGCTTGGGAGCCGCCGGTTTTTTTGTGCTCGGATCAGTGATGTCGATGATCGGATCGCGACGCAGCGGGTCGCCCGGCGACACCGCCCATCGCCTCGACGCCGCCCATGTGATCCGCCATCATCCGCCAGTGTTCGATGCTGATCACGTTACTGATCGGATTCTGGAACTCGTCGAGCGCCGCTTCGATGACCCGCGCCTTGTCGCCAGGCGCCACCTTCGGCGAGGCCAGCACATCCGAGATGATGTCGTGCATCATGTGCAGGTTGTCGAAGATGATCGCCGCCCGCGGGTGGCGACCGCTGAAATGCGGGGCAACCGCTGACGTCATCGGCATGACGGTCGGCAGCGCAGCGGGCGCTCCATCCACCATGGCCCAGAACCGTGCCACCGTAGAGTCGACCCCAGCGCGTTTGGCTGCCACATCATGCTCAGCAATCAGCGGTTCGTAGAGACCGACCTGAAGCCAGTGGTAGGCCCAGATCAATCCGTTGAACTTGGGGTACCCGACCCGGAACACCTGACTGAAGTACTGCTCGTCCATTAGGGCCATCGCCTTGGGCTGATCCGTAAACGCATAGTCCCGGTCGGCCAGGTAGCGATCGGTCAGGGCCTCGACCAAACCCACCTGCTGCTCCGTCGAGAGTCGCTCGTCCGCATAGACATCGTAGAGCTGGCGGTGCAGGACGTGGGCGCGTTCAAACATCAACTTCGCCCGCCACACGGTACGGCTGTATCGGGGCATGATCGCTTCCTCGGCAACCGAGAACCGGGGCGGGCGCCGCAGCAGATCGTCGACCAGGTAGCGGAACTCACGATGCTCCAGACGATCAACCGACCCGGTCGGATCAACCAGCAAGCGCTCGTAGAGGATCGCGTGCCCGTAGTCGAAGGCATTGAAGAGCCGAGCCGCATCGGGATAGACCCGCAGGAACTGCCAGTTGAAGGCGCCGGGATAGTAAAACTCTTCGTTGCGCCCGCCCTGGCCCGCCAGCAGCCCAGGCGCCAGCGACAGAAGGAGTGCAGTCATCACCATCCTCATCGGACACCTCGCGACATCAGGCTCCGAATCGCAAAGGCATGACTCAACGACAGCGAGAGTGAGGTTCCGGCGTCGAGCGCATCGAGCGCCTGCGCGACCCCGATCGCGCCCACCACCGTTGGCGTCAGCTGGCGACGAAGCCCGGCACCGACGCTCCAGTTGACCGGCAGCGCACCCGCATCGCGATTGACCACGACTTCAGCGACGATGAGGGTGCTGGTCCGGAACAGCGTTCGATCCCAGGCCAAACCGGCCCACCACGGTGTACCGAGATGCGAGGCCTCCGGGACCAGGAGCCCGATCACGCCGTTCAGATGGAGGCGGGACCGGCCGATCGAGCGGGTCGCCAATCCCGTCAGCGTGACCGCGGCATCACGGCCGAAGCGACCATCCCGAAGCGGCTGAGCGACTTCGAGGCTGAGCGCAAGCGCCGGCAGCGAGGGGGTTTCCCGCCGGAGGTTCCACAGCGCGCCGATCTCCGCAGCGGCCAGTCCGGCCGATCCTCCGGTGCGGTGAAGGTCGACCTCGACACCGACCCCCACCATCAGGTTCCGATAGATCCCATACTCGAGGTGTGGCGATACGGTGTGGCTCGCCGCTCCGAGCCCGCGACCAGCGGCATAGGGAAGCGAGAACTCGAAGGCGAAGCGTTCGACGGGATGGGCGTCGGTCACACGCACCGGGCGCCCGACATCCAGGTTACGATAATCTATCTGCGCGGCAACGGGGGCACCCCCCACTGCCAGCACCAGAATCGCGGCGAGGTGCCGGATTCGTTGCGGCCTGCTCATGACAACTCCTCATCAAAGGAACGGCGATACGTCCAGGCGTTTCAGCTGATGAGGGCGTTCGGTGGTGGCGTGGGTGGTTGCAGCGAGAGGAACCGGGGTACCTGACCAGCCAGAGGCTGGGGTTCCTGACCCGGAGGCGGGGCCGGCAAAGGGGCTGGTTCAGTCGAAGCAGGATCGACCGTGGAGCTGCACTGCAAGTGCCGTCGGCACTCCACTGGGGGGCAGTGAGGACATTCCTCGGCCCCATCGGTATCTTTGGATGAGGGGCCGTGATGATCGTGCTGTGACGTCGCAGCCGATGGCTGGGGCGCGCAGTGAGGCTCCGGTCGGGGGGCAGTCGAATGCACCATCCCCAGCAAGGCCACCACGAAAATCAGTCGGCTGACGAGTACCTGCATCGTTCTACAAGGTTAACTTCGCCGACCACGGTCACGCAACGTCACCCAGAGCGGAGTCGGGCTCCATGCGCCTCAGTCGTTCAGTCGTCTTTGCCATCATCGTCGCAATCTTCGTCGGCATTCTGGCGTATACGAGCTTCAAGCCGCAGCAGATCACCTGCGAGGTCTGTGTGGACTTCCGAGGCGCCAGCCGCTGCGCCAAGGCCTCCGGTCCGACCAGGGAAGCGGCCTCAGAAACGGCTCAGACCGCTGCCTGCGGACCAATGGCGCGTGGAATGGACGACATCATCGCCTGCGGCCGAGTCATTCCTCGGTCCGTCAGCTGCGAGGGTTGACTCGATGGCCCTCGCCCCGGTAGCCGGGCTGATCGATCTCGCCATTCGGGCAATCGCGTTGAGCGCCGTCGGCTTGGCCGCAATCGTCGCCGCGACCCACTGGGCGGTTCGTTCCCGCCGCATTGCGCCGCTCGGTGCGTGGTCCAAAACGGTCCGAAGCCTCTCCGACCCGGTGCTTCGTCCCCTCGAGCGGCAACTCGCCCGGCGCGGCGGCAACCCGCAGGATGCCTCGCTCTGGCTGATCGGGATTGCCGTCGTGCTTGGGCTGGCCCTCGTCTGGGTCGCACGAGGCTTGATCCAGCTCGTCTATTCCCTGCTGGCCCTTCGTGATGCCTCACCGCTGATGCTGGCGCGGGTCGGGGTCGACTGGGCCATTACGCTGATCATTGCCGCGCTGTTCGTACGCTTCATCGGCACCTGGTTCGGGTTGGGGTCGACCCACCGGGGGATGCGCCCGTTCTACGCGCTGACCGAGTGGATCCTTGCCCCGATTCGCCGGCGATTGCCGCCGTTCGGCATCATCGATGCGAGTCCGATCGTTGCCTATCTGCTGCTGCTGCTCTTGCGGGCCCTGCTTTTCCGGGTGCTTGGCGGCTAGTGCCGATCCATCCGACGCCCCAGGGGGTCCGGATCGAGCTGCACGTTCAGCCGCGCGCGTCGCGAACCGAAATCGCCGGGATGCACGGCGACGCGCTCAAACTGCGCATCGCCTCCCCACCGATCGATGGCGCGGCCAACGACGAGATCATCAGGTTTCTGGCCGCTCGCCTTGCGCTGCCGCGCCGAGCCGTGACCATCACCGGTGGTGCTTCGGGACGCCGCAAAGTCGTTGCCGTCGAAGGCGTCACGGTGGCCGCCGCCCGGCTCGCCCTGGGCCTGGCCGACTAGCTCACTGGCTGCGTGTGTTGGCCAGCGCAAAGGCCAGCACATCCGCCCTCGCTTCAACCAGCTTGCTCACCGGCTTCCCTGCACCATGCCCGGCCTTGGTCTCGATCCGGATATAGGCGGGCCGGTCCCAGGTCGTCGCGGCCTGGAGCGCAGCCGCAAACTTGAACGAATGCCCAGGTACCACGCGGTCGTCATGGTCGGCCGTCGTCACCAGGGTTGCCGGATAGTTGGTGCCCGGCTTCAGGTTGTGCAGCGGCGAGTAGGCGCGAAGCACATGAAAGTGCGCCGCGTCATCCGCTCTGCCGTACTCGGTTGCCCAGGCCCATCCGATGGTGAAGTGATGGTAACGCAACATGTCCATCACACCGACGTCGGGCAGGGCCACCGCAAAGAGTTCAGGGCGCTGGGTCATGACCGCGCCGACGAGCAGCCCGCCGTTCGAAGCCCCTTCGACGGCCAGGTGCCCGGCGCCCGTGTAGCCCTCCCGAATCAGGTACTCGGCCACGGCAGTACAGTCGTCGAATACGTTCTGCTTCTTCTCGAACATACCGGCACGATGCCAGTCCTCCCCGTACTCGCCCCCGCCGCGCAGATTCGCTTGCGCATAGATCCCGCCCTGCTCGAGCCAGGCAATCGTTGCAGGATCGAAGAAGGGTGTCAGATTCGCGTTGAACCCACCATATCCGTACAGTAGCGTCGGATGGGATCCGTCCCGGACCAGCTCCTTCCGGTGCGTCAGGAATACCGGTACCTGGGTACCGTCTCGACTGGTGACAAAGACCTGCTCGGTAACGAATACCGATGGGTCGAAAGTGAGCTTGGGCGCCCTGAACGGCGTCAGCGCACCCGCCTGCAGGTCGTAGCGGAGAATGGACGTCGGCACCAGCGACGAGGTGAAGGCAAAGAACATCTCCTGACGGTCCGGCTCTCCCGAAATCCCGCCAGCCGTACCAATACCAGGCAGCGGAATCTCGGACACCGGATTGCCATCGAGATCGACGACAGCGAGCCGCGACTTGGCATCGACCAGGTACGACGTCACCAGCCGGCCGCCCACGAGGGCAACGGCGTCGAGCGGCTGCTCCGCCTCGGAGATGATCTCGCGCCAGGC includes these proteins:
- the pruA gene encoding L-glutamate gamma-semialdehyde dehydrogenase; amino-acid sequence: MSNTIPTPINEPILSYAPGTAERAAVKAALKAMGGEVADIPLIIGGKEIRTGTTVPVVSPHRHAHVLGQVHQAGVREVAQAVQASERAYRDWSTWSLEDRAAVFLRAADLLAGPWRQVLNAATMLGQSKTIFQAEIDAACELIDFWRFNVAFAAELEAKQPLSVPGMWNRMEYRPLEGFIYAISPFNFTAIGGNLAGAPALLGNTVVWKPAATASLSGYYIMKLLEAAGLPPGVINFVPGNPTTVSDRLLADRRLAGIHFTGSTAVFQSLWRTVGERISEYATYPRLVGETGGKDFVLAHPSADPAALAVALVRGAFEYQGQKCSAASRAYIPQSLWPEVRDRAVAMIGELKMGDVADFRNFLGAVIDARSFEKLKGYLDQARKDRGVTVLAGGGADGTKGYFVEPTLLQVKDPSYRTMCEELFGPVLTAYVYKDDDWKPTLKLVDSTSPYALTGAVFARDRSAIADAHRALRHSAGNFYINDKPTGAVVGQQPFGGARASGTNDKAGSFLNLIRWLSPRTVKETMVPPTDYRYPFMAGQ
- a CDS encoding YggT family protein, giving the protein MALAPVAGLIDLAIRAIALSAVGLAAIVAATHWAVRSRRIAPLGAWSKTVRSLSDPVLRPLERQLARRGGNPQDASLWLIGIAVVLGLALVWVARGLIQLVYSLLALRDASPLMLARVGVDWAITLIIAALFVRFIGTWFGLGSTHRGMRPFYALTEWILAPIRRRLPPFGIIDASPIVAYLLLLLLRALLFRVLGG
- a CDS encoding YggU family protein: MPIHPTPQGVRIELHVQPRASRTEIAGMHGDALKLRIASPPIDGAANDEIIRFLAARLALPRRAVTITGGASGRRKVVAVEGVTVAAARLALGLAD
- a CDS encoding S9 family peptidase encodes the protein MSPGPIRRPPPTRAVDQVDTLHGVEVADPYRWLENTESPETAAWIAAQNEVTFAYLESLPLREELKQRLTALYDYERYSIPYHRGGRYFYTRNTGLQNQAILYLQDSLAADGRELLDPNGLSPDGTVALSLVEPSPDGRLLLYGTSASGSDWQEFRIRQVDDGIDRGDHLRWIKFSRGSWTRDGKGFFYSRYPEPVPDAALSAQNRDMKVYYHRLGTDQREDQLVYERPDQPDWGFAGEVTHDGRYLVLTVWLGTDSRTRVYYHDLGDPLAPNPVGPVVKLLDDFDAAYGFIGNAGPIFYFRTDRDAARGRVIAIDTRAPAPDAWREIISEAEQPLDAVALVGGRLVTSYLVDAKSRLAVVDLDGNPVSEIPLPGIGTAGGISGEPDRQEMFFAFTSSLVPTSILRYDLQAGALTPFRAPKLTFDPSVFVTEQVFVTSRDGTQVPVFLTHRKELVRDGSHPTLLYGYGGFNANLTPFFDPATIAWLEQGGIYAQANLRGGGEYGEDWHRAGMFEKKQNVFDDCTAVAEYLIREGYTGAGHLAVEGASNGGLLVGAVMTQRPELFAVALPDVGVMDMLRYHHFTIGWAWATEYGRADDAAHFHVLRAYSPLHNLKPGTNYPATLVTTADHDDRVVPGHSFKFAAALQAATTWDRPAYIRIETKAGHGAGKPVSKLVEARADVLAFALANTRSQ